A stretch of the Planktothricoides raciborskii GIHE-MW2 genome encodes the following:
- a CDS encoding thiamine phosphate synthase → MVNQTSQLDRSPNVSPLMAQSALCRILDANLDRAREGLRIIEEWCRFGVNHVQMASECKHLRQELGKWHSADIRAARNTLEDPGTTLSHPGEEQRQGIEQLLQVNFGRVQEALRVLEEYGKLYHPEMGGTFKQMRYRVYTLETNLLAYRRYLKLVRSHLYLVTSPTEKIFSIVEAALLGGLTLVQYRDKYSPDSDRIRIAKKLREICHDYGALFLINDRVDIAVAVDADGVHLGQDDLPIAVARQLLGPGRIVGRSTTNPDEMERAIAEGADYIGVGPVYETPTKVGKTAAGLEYVRYAAENATIPWFAIGGIDMNNLNDVLDAGAERVAVVRALMEAEQPTLLSQYFISQLTRIQNLRDRENKIQPYI, encoded by the coding sequence ATGGTTAATCAAACCAGTCAACTTGATAGATCGCCAAATGTCAGTCCGTTAATGGCGCAATCAGCACTCTGTAGAATTTTAGATGCGAACTTGGATCGAGCCCGTGAAGGCTTGAGAATCATTGAGGAATGGTGTCGCTTTGGGGTGAACCATGTTCAGATGGCTAGTGAGTGCAAGCACTTACGTCAGGAACTTGGCAAATGGCATAGCGCCGATATCCGTGCGGCCAGAAATACCCTAGAAGATCCAGGCACTACTTTGAGTCACCCAGGGGAGGAACAGCGCCAGGGAATTGAGCAACTGTTACAGGTGAACTTTGGTCGAGTTCAAGAAGCCCTCAGAGTGCTGGAAGAATACGGTAAGCTGTATCACCCAGAGATGGGCGGGACTTTTAAGCAAATGCGTTATCGGGTTTATACCCTGGAAACTAATTTGCTGGCGTATCGGCGCTATCTCAAGTTAGTGCGATCGCACCTTTATTTAGTCACTTCCCCAACAGAAAAGATATTTTCTATTGTGGAAGCCGCTTTACTCGGTGGACTAACTTTAGTGCAGTATCGTGATAAGTATTCACCCGATAGCGATCGGATCCGGATCGCTAAAAAACTGCGGGAGATTTGCCATGATTATGGTGCGTTATTTTTGATCAATGACCGAGTGGATATTGCCGTAGCTGTGGATGCGGACGGGGTTCATTTGGGTCAAGACGATTTACCGATCGCCGTAGCCCGACAATTGTTAGGCCCTGGTCGCATTGTGGGTCGTTCCACGACTAACCCAGACGAAATGGAACGGGCGATCGCGGAAGGGGCTGATTATATTGGTGTTGGCCCGGTGTATGAAACTCCCACCAAAGTGGGGAAAACCGCAGCGGGTCTGGAATATGTCCGCTACGCCGCTGAGAATGCCACAATTCCTTGGTTTGCTATTGGCGGCATTGACATGAATAACCTGAATGATGTGCTTGATGCCGGTGCAGAACGGGTCGCCGTGGTGCGAGCCCTTATGGAAGCCGAACAACCTACGTTATTGAGTCAATATTTTATTTCTCAATTGACCCGCATTCAAAACCTAAGAGATCGCGAAAACAAGATTCAACCTTATATCTAG
- a CDS encoding Uma2 family endonuclease yields the protein MLAETLPKLITLEEFFEQYPDGYGRYELRNGEIFEMQPTGTHEQVAGFLALKLGVQIDRLELPYIIPRQAIVKPVDTDKSGYNPDVIVLDQTALADENLWKKRSTITQGKTIKLIIEVVSTNWRDDYGYKLIDYEALEIPEYWIVDYLALGGKRYIGDPKQPTLSVYQLIDGEYQVQQFRGEQPIISAAFPELKLTAQEIFAVAD from the coding sequence ATGCTGGCAGAAACTCTCCCAAAATTAATCACATTGGAAGAATTTTTTGAACAATATCCAGACGGATACGGTCGTTATGAATTACGCAATGGAGAAATTTTTGAAATGCAGCCTACAGGAACCCATGAACAAGTTGCCGGTTTTCTCGCACTGAAGCTAGGCGTACAAATCGATCGCCTAGAACTGCCTTATATCATTCCTCGACAGGCGATCGTGAAACCCGTAGACACAGATAAATCCGGGTATAATCCCGATGTGATCGTCCTAGATCAAACCGCTTTAGCCGATGAAAACCTCTGGAAAAAACGCTCCACCATTACTCAGGGGAAAACCATCAAACTGATTATAGAAGTAGTCAGTACCAATTGGCGGGATGATTATGGATATAAATTAATTGATTATGAAGCCCTAGAAATACCCGAATATTGGATTGTGGATTATTTAGCATTAGGGGGCAAACGATATATTGGCGACCCCAAACAGCCTACTTTGTCCGTGTATCAATTAATCGATGGGGAATATCAAGTCCAACAATTTCGCGGGGAACAGCCGATTATTTCCGCCGCATTTCCTGAATTAAAGTTAACCGCTCAAGAAATTTTTGCCGTAGCCGATTAA
- a CDS encoding transposase — translation MKRRSKTSKTPPTKDSMMSNHRCGIQLELPRLATAELVQQNNDLTSTDKLPICNQSMQTQKLSEISALDRGLISNAKGCFGYWSDLCEAISSQLLLPVVTDCAEKDLNYSSLWHNKTVEASWFKKTLYNVQKPNSKPIFSPSLTSFLVGYTDSEATVRKSRKLRIYLNPEQKKLLKQWFGVSRFVYNETIKYLQQPDTKANWMAIKTGILNGLPEWAKPVPYQIKSIAIKDACLAVKAAKRGYCKDGKIRKCRFRSRKDTKQSIFVPKSAIKDCGIYYTILGRCLFKEALPKDFSDGRLTLTYGEYYLTISTEVQQLNSENQGRVVALDPGVRTFMTFFSETSFGWLGKDSNLHIQKLCFKLDKLVSRLSKAKCKQRRNIKKAGSRLRCKIKNLVKELHYKTARFLVENFDVIFLPTFETSQMVSKSRRKLRNKSVRLMLTLSHYEFKQFLKWKAWENNKVVIDCNEAYTSKTVSWTGEIINNLGGAKTIKSNSTQLKMDRDLNGARGIFLRALVDTPWLREYLNLCVC, via the coding sequence ATGAAAAGAAGATCAAAAACATCAAAAACACCGCCTACCAAAGACTCTATGATGTCGAATCATCGGTGCGGGATACAGTTGGAGCTACCACGGCTTGCTACTGCCGAGTTAGTTCAACAAAACAACGATCTCACCTCGACAGACAAGTTGCCTATATGTAATCAATCTATGCAGACGCAGAAATTATCCGAGATATCGGCTTTAGATCGGGGCTTAATTTCAAACGCAAAGGGTTGCTTTGGTTACTGGTCAGACTTATGCGAGGCGATTAGCTCACAGTTATTGTTGCCTGTCGTGACAGATTGTGCTGAAAAGGATTTGAATTATTCGAGTTTATGGCACAACAAAACGGTGGAGGCATCGTGGTTTAAGAAAACTCTGTACAATGTCCAGAAGCCGAACTCAAAGCCGATATTCTCTCCATCCCTCACGTCTTTTCTTGTCGGATACACGGATTCAGAAGCTACAGTAAGAAAATCAAGGAAGCTCCGAATCTATCTAAACCCAGAACAAAAAAAATTGCTTAAACAATGGTTCGGAGTTAGTAGATTTGTCTACAACGAAACCATTAAATATTTGCAGCAGCCCGATACAAAAGCTAACTGGATGGCGATTAAAACAGGAATATTGAATGGATTACCTGAATGGGCTAAACCTGTTCCTTATCAAATTAAATCAATCGCCATCAAAGATGCTTGTTTAGCCGTTAAAGCCGCGAAAAGGGGGTATTGTAAGGATGGAAAAATTAGGAAATGTCGGTTTCGCAGCCGTAAGGATACAAAGCAATCAATCTTTGTGCCTAAGTCGGCAATAAAAGATTGTGGAATCTACTATACAATTCTGGGCAGATGTTTATTCAAGGAGGCACTGCCAAAAGACTTCAGCGATGGTCGATTAACACTAACTTACGGTGAGTATTACTTGACTATCTCGACAGAAGTGCAACAACTAAATTCCGAGAATCAAGGGAGAGTTGTTGCCTTAGATCCTGGTGTCCGCACGTTTATGACATTTTTTTCGGAAACATCTTTTGGTTGGCTAGGCAAAGATTCTAACTTACACATTCAGAAATTGTGTTTCAAATTAGACAAATTAGTGTCTCGACTATCAAAAGCCAAATGTAAACAGAGAAGAAATATCAAAAAAGCCGGGAGTAGACTTCGTTGTAAAATCAAGAACTTAGTCAAGGAATTGCATTATAAGACAGCTAGATTTTTAGTAGAAAACTTTGATGTGATTTTCCTCCCAACATTTGAAACATCACAGATGGTTTCTAAGTCAAGACGTAAACTTAGAAACAAATCTGTCAGGCTTATGCTAACTCTAAGTCATTATGAGTTTAAGCAATTTCTGAAATGGAAGGCTTGGGAAAACAATAAAGTTGTGATTGATTGCAACGAAGCCTACACTTCTAAAACGGTGTCATGGACTGGTGAAATTATCAATAATTTGGGTGGGGCAAAAACGATTAAATCGAATTCCACCCAATTAAAGATGGACAGGGATTTAAATGGTGCGCGAGGGATCTTTCTTCGTGCATTGGTTGATACGCCTTGGTTGAGAGAGTATCTCAACTTATGTGTTTGTTAG
- a CDS encoding DUF499 domain-containing protein gives MTIALPMNAYQLKFWQPVKPDPDIAAKNRDSRKGSAARHRDTHLSSFAAVVRQDPTCPQFYRDPHHFFNATYLTAELKQLFKGVLGGLCGEGQRIFSLERSGDISQTFLALYHLVKYRPELRQVTQFLTLPNPKLVQVAGLTNFDLEIKSGMEIKPGLRIFTPWGYLAWQLGGSFAYSLVKIHDEQRVAPSQYLLRQLLGVRPTLLLVEDFLDYVQNAIAILGIDDPFIPEILIFIENLIAVVEKSPYTVLVYSLPATETNLLTAVKNLLNPNLIVNRRGEAFGQESMGKTQQFSPRMLRPHTNKIAKNRQFSLRMVRRWEKARKNQAKYTSETSEIKEKKQAIAVFSLDEHTYYYPSVLRSKPRQKTPAKIWRLKSDRCPRIWLSYSPVKKRNKFIIENQPYLNFVSILRQLNYINKPLYQLISKHWDGKLSVFMPKSFVRIFRPYISGILGSDRSNRSINKPLERCHKLSEIDVAFKEVIARSPPKYYPYGVIPGGRETGTKAVDIRS, from the coding sequence TTGACAATTGCCCTTCCCATGAATGCCTACCAACTGAAATTTTGGCAGCCGGTTAAACCAGATCCAGATATCGCGGCTAAAAATCGCGATTCCCGCAAGGGATCCGCTGCGCGGCATCGCGATACGCATCTTTCCTCATTTGCGGCGGTGGTGAGACAAGACCCGACTTGTCCGCAATTTTATCGCGATCCGCATCATTTTTTTAATGCTACTTATTTGACCGCTGAACTGAAGCAGTTATTTAAAGGGGTACTCGGTGGTTTATGTGGGGAGGGGCAGCGGATTTTTTCCCTAGAAAGATCGGGGGATATTTCTCAGACCTTTCTTGCTTTATATCATCTGGTGAAATATCGCCCAGAACTTCGACAAGTTACCCAATTTTTGACTCTGCCCAATCCTAAGTTAGTCCAGGTTGCGGGTTTAACTAATTTTGACTTAGAGATTAAATCCGGGATGGAAATTAAACCCGGTTTGCGGATTTTTACCCCCTGGGGTTATTTAGCATGGCAACTAGGGGGAAGTTTTGCTTATTCTTTGGTGAAAATTCACGATGAACAACGGGTTGCCCCTAGTCAATATTTGTTGCGGCAATTGCTGGGCGTTCGTCCCACTTTGCTATTGGTTGAGGATTTTCTCGATTATGTGCAAAATGCGATCGCAATTTTGGGAATTGACGATCCATTTATCCCAGAAATTCTGATATTTATTGAAAATCTGATTGCCGTTGTCGAAAAATCACCCTATACGGTTTTAGTTTATTCCTTACCTGCCACTGAAACCAATCTATTAACTGCGGTGAAAAATCTGCTAAATCCCAATTTAATAGTAAATCGTAGGGGCGAAGCATTCGGGCAAGAATCTATGGGCAAAACCCAACAATTTTCGCCCCGAATGCTTCGCCCTCATACTAATAAGATAGCTAAAAACCGACAATTTTCACTCCGAATGGTTCGCCGATGGGAAAAAGCCAGGAAAAATCAAGCAAAATATACATCAGAAACATCAGAAATAAAGGAGAAAAAACAGGCGATCGCTGTTTTCAGCTTAGATGAGCATACCTATTATTATCCTTCAGTTTTACGGTCAAAACCTCGCCAAAAAACCCCAGCAAAAATCTGGAGACTCAAAAGCGATCGCTGCCCAAGAATATGGCTTTCATATTCGCCTGTGAAAAAACGCAATAAGTTTATCATAGAAAATCAGCCATATCTAAATTTTGTTAGCATATTAAGACAATTAAATTATATAAATAAACCGTTGTATCAATTAATAAGTAAGCATTGGGATGGTAAATTATCGGTCTTTATGCCTAAATCCTTTGTCCGAATTTTTCGCCCATACATCAGCGGAATATTGGGAAGCGATCGCTCAAACCGTTCCATAAATAAGCCCCTAGAACGGTGCCATAAACTATCAGAAATTGATGTAGCATTCAAAGAAGTTATCGCGCGATCGCCCCCGAAATATTATCCTTATGGGGTTATCCCTGGGGGTAGAGAAACCGGGACCAAAGCTGTGGATATCAGGAGTTAA
- the dapF gene encoding diaminopimelate epimerase, with amino-acid sequence MTIEFTKYHGLGNDFILIDNRQSSEPILTDVQAVQLCDRHFGIGADGVIFALPATSPDADYKMRIFNSDGSEPEMCGNGIRCLARFLADLQAPSRTPQTYHIETLAGMITPQIQADGQVTVDMGVPRLTAAEIPTTLMEEDCRVIIQPLEVAGQTWKVTCVNMGNPHCITFVNNVAEIALESIGPQFEHHPIFPQRTNVEFVQVVAPDYLKMRVWERGAGITLACGTGACAALVAGFIIGRCERKATIELPGGSLVIEWSESNERIYMTGPAQRVFTGKLS; translated from the coding sequence ATGACTATTGAGTTTACTAAATACCACGGGTTAGGAAATGACTTCATTTTGATTGATAATCGCCAATCAAGTGAACCCATTTTGACGGACGTTCAAGCGGTACAACTGTGCGATCGCCATTTTGGGATTGGGGCTGATGGGGTAATTTTTGCACTACCGGCCACATCCCCAGATGCCGACTACAAAATGCGGATTTTCAACTCCGATGGTTCGGAACCGGAAATGTGCGGCAATGGCATCCGCTGTTTAGCTCGGTTTTTGGCGGATTTACAAGCCCCAAGCCGTACCCCACAGACCTATCATATTGAAACTCTGGCCGGGATGATTACCCCGCAAATCCAAGCCGATGGCCAAGTCACCGTTGACATGGGAGTTCCCCGGTTAACCGCCGCAGAAATTCCCACCACCTTGATGGAAGAAGACTGTCGGGTGATCATTCAACCCTTGGAAGTCGCCGGTCAAACTTGGAAGGTGACTTGCGTCAACATGGGCAATCCTCACTGTATTACCTTTGTGAATAATGTAGCGGAAATTGCCCTAGAAAGCATCGGCCCACAATTTGAGCATCACCCCATCTTTCCCCAGCGCACCAACGTCGAGTTTGTTCAAGTGGTCGCACCTGATTACCTGAAAATGCGCGTCTGGGAACGGGGGGCGGGAATTACTCTCGCCTGTGGGACTGGGGCTTGTGCCGCCCTGGTGGCCGGATTCATTATAGGTCGGTGTGAGAGAAAGGCGACCATTGAATTGCCCGGTGGCTCATTAGTCATTGAATGGTCAGAATCTAACGAAAGAATTTACATGACCGGGCCAGCACAAAGGGTGTTTACTGGCAAACTCTCTTAA
- a CDS encoding DUF1565 domain-containing protein, with protein sequence MSSVNKTKKSTRLTETLICGATRYHYGIPGAIAKGIGHLLLATGVCFALSPEPTMAQTPNAPEAMSNILAQAPSTANQLYVNPDRGSDREGQGSLQSPYKTITHALRVAQANTTIILAPGTYSAETGETFPLELKRNVTLSGLPERNGNGVVIQGGGSYISRTVAAQNVTAIAAEKATLTGVTITNPNRRGYGLWIESTSPTITNNTFTGNTQDGIFVAGNAAPVIRENNFVQNGANGMTIHGTAKPEVRENSFERTGFGINVVEQAAPVLVGNRIRFNKDGLVVQGSARPVLRNNIIEGNERDGIVAISNALPDLGSSGQPGGNIFRNNRQYDINGEAAKEIISAFGNEMTGNRTAGRIDLAGVVNPANSPRPVAQTPRPTQTRPTPTRPTPAPLPNRPTSGQTSGADSFPRPTQTPGQNPRPTGSSAPSTQTPIPVPTSEQPINIPVPPPRTSNVPPAPSGSIPSPGNRGDSLPVLLPVPNGNAPIGNAGSASQPVASNVNPPGEGPPVPANRIQILGLRYRVTVDAPTAREQNRVRSVVPEAFRTILNGRTVMQVGVFNSAENANQIVDTLNRNGIQAVIQELE encoded by the coding sequence GTGAGTTCAGTAAACAAAACTAAAAAGTCAACGCGACTGACTGAGACGTTGATATGTGGTGCGACTCGCTACCACTATGGGATTCCCGGTGCGATCGCGAAGGGAATCGGCCATCTATTACTGGCAACTGGTGTTTGCTTCGCTTTATCCCCTGAGCCAACTATGGCTCAAACCCCAAACGCACCAGAAGCCATGTCCAATATACTGGCTCAAGCGCCGTCAACCGCCAACCAGTTATATGTCAATCCTGATCGGGGAAGCGATCGCGAAGGCCAGGGAAGCCTTCAGTCACCCTATAAAACCATTACCCATGCCCTGCGGGTAGCCCAAGCCAACACCACCATTATTTTAGCCCCAGGCACCTACAGTGCCGAAACCGGGGAAACATTTCCCTTAGAACTCAAGCGAAACGTCACCCTATCGGGACTCCCAGAACGCAACGGCAACGGCGTAGTCATCCAGGGGGGTGGCTCCTACATTAGTCGGACCGTCGCCGCGCAAAATGTCACCGCGATCGCCGCAGAAAAAGCCACCCTAACGGGAGTCACCATCACCAATCCGAATCGGCGGGGTTATGGCCTCTGGATTGAATCCACCAGTCCCACCATCACCAACAACACTTTTACCGGCAACACCCAAGACGGAATATTTGTCGCCGGTAACGCTGCCCCCGTGATTCGTGAGAATAACTTCGTCCAAAATGGCGCCAACGGGATGACCATCCACGGCACCGCCAAACCAGAAGTCCGGGAAAACTCCTTTGAAAGAACCGGATTCGGCATTAACGTAGTTGAACAAGCCGCGCCCGTATTGGTGGGCAATCGCATCCGGTTTAACAAAGATGGCTTGGTCGTCCAAGGATCCGCTCGACCTGTGTTGCGGAATAACATCATTGAAGGCAATGAACGGGATGGCATTGTGGCCATTTCTAATGCCTTACCTGACCTGGGTTCTTCCGGGCAACCGGGGGGAAATATTTTCCGCAATAATCGCCAATATGACATTAATGGGGAAGCGGCTAAAGAAATTATTTCTGCTTTTGGCAATGAGATGACCGGGAATCGGACAGCCGGACGGATCGATCTCGCGGGGGTGGTCAATCCCGCCAATTCTCCAAGACCAGTGGCGCAAACTCCTCGACCAACCCAAACTCGACCGACCCCAACGCGACCGACCCCGGCCCCATTGCCCAATCGGCCCACCTCTGGTCAAACTTCCGGCGCCGATTCATTTCCGCGTCCCACTCAAACACCGGGACAAAATCCTCGACCCACAGGATCTTCCGCCCCATCGACACAAACCCCGATTCCTGTCCCCACTTCTGAGCAACCGATTAATATTCCGGTGCCGCCTCCGAGAACCAGTAATGTACCTCCAGCCCCTTCCGGTTCTATTCCCAGTCCGGGAAATCGGGGTGACAGTTTGCCCGTGTTATTGCCGGTGCCCAATGGCAACGCGCCGATTGGCAATGCTGGATCGGCGTCACAACCTGTGGCGTCTAACGTGAATCCCCCTGGTGAAGGTCCACCAGTTCCAGCAAATCGCATTCAAATATTAGGTTTACGGTATCGGGTGACTGTTGATGCGCCCACTGCCAGAGAACAAAACCGGGTGCGATCGGTGGTTCCTGAAGCATTTCGTACCATCTTGAATGGTCGAACTGTGATGCAGGTTGGTGTGTTTAACAGTGCCGAAAATGCTAATCAAATAGTTGATACTCTCAATCGCAATGGCATTCAAGCGGTGATTCAGGAACTCGAATAA
- a CDS encoding DUF1517 domain-containing protein has product MYQKSNIKSFFKSCLAIALVIALVFGNAQSALAARTGGRIGGGSFRAPTRTYAPPTRAYPGGGYGGGIGFPFIFPFFGFGGGGLFTLLIVFAVANFLIRSFNNGGEEAIEEYNSNPTVSIAQVQVGLLAGARSLQTELNQIAESADTGSEAGRAEVLQEVSLALLRHPEYWVYGATTTEQTKLNAAEAKFNQLSLTERSKVERETLSNVNNQLREAERQAALPGEENHGAAADPGEYIVVTILLATEGKLQLPKINDSGDLRQALGQFGGLASDRLLAIEILWAPQASGDTLTTDDILAQYPNLKLV; this is encoded by the coding sequence ATGTATCAAAAATCAAACATCAAATCCTTTTTCAAATCCTGCTTGGCGATCGCCCTGGTCATTGCCCTGGTATTTGGCAATGCCCAAAGCGCTTTGGCGGCAAGGACTGGTGGCAGAATTGGCGGCGGTTCTTTCCGCGCCCCCACTCGCACTTATGCCCCACCCACCCGCGCTTATCCCGGGGGTGGATATGGCGGGGGGATTGGTTTTCCCTTTATTTTTCCCTTCTTTGGGTTCGGTGGCGGGGGTTTGTTTACCCTGTTAATTGTCTTTGCCGTAGCCAACTTTTTAATCCGCAGTTTTAATAATGGCGGGGAAGAAGCGATCGAAGAATATAACAGTAATCCCACTGTATCCATTGCCCAAGTACAAGTTGGACTGTTAGCCGGAGCTCGTAGTTTACAAACGGAACTCAACCAAATTGCCGAAAGTGCCGATACAGGTTCCGAGGCTGGTCGGGCTGAAGTCCTCCAAGAAGTCAGCCTCGCTTTATTACGTCATCCCGAATATTGGGTTTATGGCGCTACTACCACAGAACAAACTAAGTTAAATGCGGCAGAAGCTAAGTTTAATCAGTTGTCCCTGACGGAACGTTCTAAAGTTGAACGGGAAACCCTTTCTAATGTGAATAATCAACTCCGAGAAGCGGAGCGTCAAGCGGCTTTACCGGGGGAAGAAAATCATGGGGCTGCCGCCGATCCAGGGGAATATATTGTCGTCACCATTCTGTTAGCAACCGAAGGAAAATTACAACTACCCAAGATTAACGATAGTGGCGATTTGCGTCAAGCTTTGGGTCAGTTTGGGGGATTAGCGAGCGATCGCCTATTAGCCATAGAAATTCTCTGGGCACCTCAAGCCAGTGGCGATACCCTGACCACCGATGATATTTTGGCTCAATATCCCAATTTGAAATTAGTTTAA
- the thiS gene encoding sulfur carrier protein ThiS, whose protein sequence is MSSPMMPISLQVNGEAKTCPPHTSLPAFLEQLGLNPRLVAVEYNGEILHRQFWETTEMQTGDRLEIVTIVGGG, encoded by the coding sequence ATGTCTAGTCCAATGATGCCCATTTCTCTGCAAGTGAATGGTGAAGCGAAAACTTGTCCGCCCCATACCTCCCTGCCCGCATTCCTGGAACAACTTGGGTTAAATCCCCGGTTGGTGGCAGTGGAGTATAACGGCGAAATTTTACACCGACAATTTTGGGAGACGACCGAAATGCAAACAGGCGATCGCCTGGAAATTGTCACCATTGTCGGCGGTGGTTAA
- a CDS encoding transposase, with the protein MVDVVGIDLGIKALATLSTGASIKGDASYRNQSKKLALLQRKVSRKVSGSANRYKAQVKVQRLHRKIANLRKDTLHKLTSQLCKNHAINVIEDLNVSGMLANHKLAKSIADMGFYELRRQMEYKSELYGSQLIIVDRFYPSSKTCSNCGAIKDSLPLSERVFYCEHCHLKIDRDLNAARNLEKIGRATAKSTPVDNLEPTPLVEAGSKTNSNVVKIKLSDLMSKFG; encoded by the coding sequence ATAGTCGATGTGGTTGGGATAGATTTGGGGATCAAAGCCCTGGCTACCCTATCAACCGGAGCCAGCATAAAAGGAGATGCATCATATAGAAACCAGTCTAAGAAACTGGCACTACTCCAAAGAAAAGTTAGTCGAAAAGTATCGGGGTCAGCCAATCGATATAAAGCTCAAGTAAAAGTCCAGAGACTTCATAGAAAAATCGCTAATCTCAGAAAAGATACGTTACATAAGTTGACATCACAATTATGCAAGAACCACGCAATTAATGTGATAGAAGACCTAAATGTATCAGGGATGTTAGCGAATCATAAATTGGCGAAATCAATCGCCGATATGGGGTTTTATGAGTTGCGGCGACAGATGGAATATAAGAGTGAACTTTATGGGTCACAACTCATAATTGTTGACAGGTTTTATCCTTCTAGTAAAACCTGTTCAAACTGTGGGGCAATTAAAGACTCATTACCGTTGTCAGAAAGAGTATTTTACTGTGAGCATTGTCATTTAAAAATAGACCGAGACTTAAATGCCGCAAGAAATCTCGAAAAAATAGGTCGAGCTACGGCCAAATCTACGCCTGTGGACAATTTGGAGCCGACTCCGTTGGTAGAAGCAGGAAGTAAAACCAACTCAAACGTAGTAAAAATCAAGCTTTCAGACTTGATGAGTAAGTTTGGGTAA